The Triticum aestivum cultivar Chinese Spring chromosome 7B, IWGSC CS RefSeq v2.1, whole genome shotgun sequence genome window below encodes:
- the LOC123160572 gene encoding uncharacterized protein, which produces MSTSVPHSHSCHAIPSVHQLPSLPLMEITATAARAEIDSSRPFQSVREAVEVFGGVRYVAGSRGSSASSSKFSVPRAASPPSSTLLGCLKKLEADLAESRSELAQLKQRQSQMEMAVSSIGMQFANSLGIFSDSADLKKGKELAVIDVGRTAMVGAEEEYGDGRVRSDLWVDETRAEEWMASLEYLPSLSEALTIKMVDDDIRKMKSNKKAKKKQHKKQRKNALSLVGGIFSNKCR; this is translated from the coding sequence ATGTCTACTTCAGTCCCCCACTCACATTCTTGCCATGCAATCCCATCAGTCCATCAATTACCATCTCTACCACTCATGGAGATCACCGCCACCGCGGCTCGCGCGGAGATCGACAGCTCCCGGCCGTTCCAGTCTGTCAGGGAGGCCGTCGAGGTCTTCGGCGGTGTGAGGTACGTCGCAGGCTCCCGTGGCAGCAGCGCATCCAGCTCCAAGTTCAGCGTGCCACGGGCGGCTTCCCCGCCGTCATCCACGTTGCTGGGCTGCCTGAAGAAGCTGGAGGCCGACCTGGCGGAGTCTAGGAGCGAGCTGGCGCAACTCAAGCAGAGGCAATCGCAGATGGAGATGGCCGTCTCCAGCATCGGCATGCAGTTCGCAAACAGCCTGGGGATCTTCTCCGACTCCGCGGACCTCAAGAAAGGGAAGGAGCTCGCCGTCATCGACGTCGGCAGGACCGCGATGGTCGGCGCAGAGGAGGAATACGGTGACGGCCGGGTTCGCAGCGATCTATGGGTCGACGAGACCAGGGCCGAGGAGTGGATGGCCAGCCTCGAGTACCTGCCGAGCCTCTCGGAGGCGCTGACAATCAAGATGGTCGATGATGACATAAGGAAGATGAAGAGCAACAAGAAAGCCAAGAAGAAGCAGcacaagaagcagaggaagaatgCGTTGTCCCTCGTGGGAGGCATCTTCTCCAACAAGTGCAGGTGA